In Saccharomyces cerevisiae S288C chromosome XV, complete sequence, the following proteins share a genomic window:
- the VPS17 gene encoding retromer subunit VPS17 (Subunit of the membrane-associated retromer complex; essential for endosome-to-Golgi retrograde protein transport; peripheral membrane protein that assembles onto the membrane with Vps5p to promote vesicle formation; required for recruiting the retromer complex to the endosome membranes) — MTSAVPYDPYDDLDNNPFAEPQEEDSEPAATTTDGSSSMSEERVGTEQTAASVQDNGTANNIQNGLGEEGNATRSKTSNEHNENQQPSQPSERVILPERSDEKKKYTLLAKVTGLERFGSATGKKENPTIIFDCSTNLPTFRKQQYKNVKKSYEEFHQLFKYLNVAIQESFVPTLPSAYTTFGINSEEDRMKVTRNFQLWFNRLSQDPLIIRNEEVAFFIESDFNTYTPINKSKSLASGLKRKTLKQLAPPYDEITELAEFRPLVKSIYVVSQSLQEKLLRVSRNRKMMVQEENAFGQDFVNLDEHNKLYRRYGKILTAVGDIDSIIATMDMATLYDGLEWIVRDAYAVKEALTNRHFIMRNLVQAQQNSKAKQEQARRFRSRRDINPMKIDEALRQLKAAAKNEQVLTLKLQRITSNMIIERKQWISWYEEWIRSSIKEFTLRKIEYERKKLTLLERVRSDIRKADENGGLSRLGRHAVSNNNSDTSQTLKGDSWTGESNRKSQIPINKIAHTEFDDELFTEDDGYNSQDSDTTSLNARHAASLLGMSTK; from the coding sequence ATGACTTCGGCTGTACCTTATGATCCATATGATGATCTGGATAACAATCCATTTGCTGAGCCCCAGGAGGAAGATTCTGAACCTGCTGCAACAACCACAGATGGATCATCTTCTATGTCAGAGGAGCGTGTAGGTACTGAGCAAACTGCAGCTTCCGTTCAGGACAACGGAACTGCAAATAACATTCAAAATGGTCTTGGTGAAGAAGGAAACGCAACACGatcaaaaacttcaaacGAACACAATGAAAACCAACAACCATCTCAACCATCAGAACGTGTTATACTTCCTGAAAGAAgtgatgagaaaaaaaaatacactCTACTTGCAAAAGTAACAGGATTGGAACGATTTGGATCTGCAACCGGTAAGAAAGAGAATCCGACTATTATATTTGATTGCTCCACAAATTTGCCAACATTTCGCAAACAACAATACAAGAATGTCAAAAAATCATACGAAGAATTCCACCAATTGTTCAAATATCTGAATGTTGCCATTCAGGAATCTTTTGTTCCTACTCTTCCCTCTGCGTATACTACATTCGGAATTAATAGCGAAGAAGATAGGATGAAAGTAACGCGAAATTTCCAACTTTGGTTTAACAGGCTATCGCAAGACCCCTTAATTATTCGGAATGAAGAAGTGGcctttttcattgaaagtGACTTTAATACGTACACACCCATCAACAAGTCCAAATCACTCGCATCTGggttgaaaagaaaaacattgaAACAATTAGCACCTCCATATGATGAAATCACAGAATTAGCAGAATTCCGGCCATTAGTCAAGTCTATATATGTTGTTTCTCAGAGCTTGCAAGAAAAACTGCTAAGAGTTTCCAGAAATCGCAAGATGATGgttcaagaagaaaatgccTTCGGCCAGGATTTCGTTAATCTAGATGAGCACAATAAACTTTACAGAAGATACGGTAAAATATTGACTGCTGTGGGTGATATTGATAGCATTATAGCAACCATGGACATGGCGACATTGTACGATGGTTTAGAGTGGATTGTCAGAGATGCTTATGCCGTGAAGGAAGCATTGACCAACAGGCATTTTATCATGCGAAATCTAGTACAGGCACAGCAGAATTCAAAGGCGAAACAGGAACAAGCACGCAGGTTCCGGTCAAGAAGAGATATTAACCCTATGAAAATCGATGAAGCACTACGTCAGTTGAAAGCTGCAGCTAAAAACGAACAAGTTTTGACCCTTAAGCTTCAACGAATCACGTCCAACATGATTATCGAGAGAAAACAGTGGATTAGCTGGTATGAAGAATGGATAAGAAGCTCGATCAAAGAATTTACACTAAGAAAGATAGAGtatgaaagaaagaagctGACGTTACTAGAACGAGTACGTTCTGATATCAGAAAAGCTGATGAAAACGGAGGTTTGTCACGTCTAGGACGCCATGCTGTCTCAAACAACAACTCCGATACTTCTCAAACCCTTAAAGGGGACAGTTGGACGGGAGAGAGCAACCGCAAAAGTCAAATCCCCATCAACAAGATCGCTCATACcgaatttgatgatgaactaTTCACTGAAGACGATGGGTACAACTCTCAGGACTCAGACACTACATCACTGAATGCGCGCCATGCTGCTTCACTTTTGGGCATGTCCACTAAATAA
- the EFT1 gene encoding elongation factor 2 (Elongation factor 2 (eEF2, EF-2), also encoded by EFT2; catalyzes ribosomal translocation during protein synthesis; contains diphthamide, the unique posttranslationally modified histidine residue specifically ADP-ribosylated by diphtheria toxin; EFT1 has a paralog, EFT2, that arose from the whole genome duplication) produces the protein MVAFTVDQMRSLMDKVTNVRNMSVIAHVDHGKSTLTDSLVQRAGIISAAKAGEARFTDTRKDEQERGITIKSTAISLYSEMSDEDVKEIKQKTDGNSFLINLIDSPGHVDFSSEVTAALRVTDGALVVVDTIEGVCVQTETVLRQALGERIKPVVVINKVDRALLELQVSKEDLYQTFARTVESVNVIVSTYADEVLGDVQVYPARGTVAFGSGLHGWAFTIRQFATRYAKKFGVDKAKMMDRLWGDSFFNPKTKKWTNKDTDAEGKPLERAFNMFILDPIFRLFTAIMNFKKDEIPVLLEKLEIVLKGDEKDLEGKALLKVVMRKFLPAADALLEMIVLHLPSPVTAQAYRAEQLYEGPADDANCIAIKNCDPKADLMLYVSKMVPTSDKGRFYAFGRVFAGTVKSGQKVRIQGPNYVPGKKDDLFIKAIQRVVLMMGRFVEPIDDCPAGNIIGLVGIDQFLLKTGTLTTSETAHNMKVMKFSVSPVVQVAVEVKNANDLPKLVEGLKRLSKSDPCVLTYMSESGEHIVAGTGELHLEICLQDLEHDHAGVPLKISPPVVAYRETVESESSQTALSKSPNKHNRIYLKAEPIDEEVSLAIENGIINPRDDFKARARIMADDYGWDVTDARKIWCFGPDGNGPNLVIDQTKAVQYLHEIKDSVVAAFQWATKEGPIFGEEMRSVRVNILDVTLHADAIHRGGGQIIPTMRRATYAGFLLADPKIQEPVFLVEIQCPEQAVGGIYSVLNKKRGQVVSEEQRPGTPLFTVKAYLPVNESFGFTGELRQATGGQAFPQMVFDHWSTLGSDPLDPTSKAGEIVLAARKRHGMKEEVPGWQEYYDKL, from the coding sequence ATGGTTGCTTTCACTGTTGACCAAATGCGTTCTTTAATGGACAAAGTTACCAATGTGCGTAACATGTCCGTTATTGCTCACGTCGATCATGGTAAGTCCACTTTGACCGATTCCTTGGTCCAAAGAGCCGGTATTATTTCCGCTGCTAAGGCTGGTGAAGCTCGTTTCACCGATACCAGAAAGGATGAACAAGAAAGAGGTATCACTATCAAGTCTACCGCTATTTCTCTATACTCTGAAATGTCTGACGAAGATGTCAAGGAAATCAAGCAAAAGACCGACGGTAACTCCTTCTTGATCAACTTGATCGACTCTCCAGGTCACGTTGACTTCTCCTCTGAAGTTACTGCCGCTTTACGTGTCACTGACGGTGCTTTGGTTGTCGTCGACACCATTGAAGGTGTCTGTGTCCAAACCGAAACTGTTTTGAGACAAGCTTTGGGTGAAAGAATCAAGcctgttgttgttatcaACAAGGTCGACAGAGCTTTGTTGGAATTGCAAGTTTCTAAGGAAGATTTATACCAAACCTTTGCCAGAACTGTTGAATCCGTTAACGTCATCGTTTCCACCTACGCCGATGAAGTTTTGGGTGATGTCCAAGTTTACCCAGCCAGAGGTACCGTTGCCTTCGGTTCCGGTTTGCACGGTTGGGCTTTCACTATCCGTCAATTCGCCACCAGATATGCTAAGAAATTCGGTGTCGACAAGGCCAAGATGATGGACAGATTATGGGGTGACTCTTTCTTCAACCCAAAGACCAAGAAGTGGACCAACAAGGACACTGATGCTGAAGGTAAGCCATTGGAAAGAGCTTTCAACATGTTCATCTTGGACCCAATCTTCAGATTATTCACTGCTATCATGAACTTCAAGAAAGACGAAATTCCAGTTTTGCTAGAAAAGTTGGAAATTGTCTTGAAGGGTGACGAAAAGGACTTGGAAGGTAAGGCCTTGTTGAAGGTTGTTATGAGAAAGTTCTTGCCAGCTGCCGATGCCTTATTGGAAATGATTGTCTTGCACTTGCCATCTCCAGTCACTGCTCAAGCCTACAGAGCTGAACAATTATACGAAGGTCCAGCTGACGATGCCAACTGTATTGCTATCAAGAACTGTGATCCAAAGGCTGATTTGATGTTGTACGTCTCCAAGATGGTGCCAACCTCTGATAAGGGTAGATTCTACGCCTTCGGTAGAGTTTTTGCCGGTACTGTTAAGTCCGGTCAAAAGGTCAGAATCCAAGGTCCAAACTACGTTCCAGGTAAGAAGGACGATTTGTTCATCAAGGCCATTCAAAGAGTTGTTTTGATGATGGGTAGATTTGTCGAACCAATCGATGACTGTCCAGCCGGTAACATTATCGGTTTAGTCGGTATCGATCAATTCTTGTTGAAGACTGGTACTTTGACCACCAGTGAAACTGCTCACAACATGAAGGTCATGAAATTCTCTGTCTCTCCAGTTGTGCAAGTCGCTGTCGAAGTCAAGAACGCTAACGACTTACCAAAATTGGTCGAAGGTTTGAAGAGATTGTCCAAGTCTGATCCATGTGTCTTGACCTATATGTCTGAATCCGGTGAACATATCGTTGCTGGTACCGGTGAATTGCATTTGGAAATTTGTTTGCAAGATTTGGAACACGACCACGCTGGTGTTCCATTGAAGATCTCCCCACCAGTTGTCGCTTACAGAGAAACTGTTGAAAGTGAATCTTCTCAAACTGCTTTGTCCAAGTCTCCAAACAAGCATAACAGAATCTACTTGAAGGCTGAACCAATTGACGAAGAAGTCTCTTTGGCTATTGAAAACGGTATCATCAACCCAAGAGATGATTTCAAGGCCAGAGCTAGAATCATGGCTGACGACTACGGTTGGGATGTCACCGATGCCAGAAAGATCTGGTGTTTCGGTCCAGACGGTAACGGTCCAAACTTGGTTATTGACCAAACTAAGGCTGTCCAATACTTGCACGAAATCAAGGATTCCGTTGTTGCTGCTTTCCAATGGGCTACCAAGGAAGGTCCAATTTTCGGTGAAGAAATGAGATCTGTCAGAGTTAACATTTTGGATGTTACTTTACATGCCGATGCTATCCACAGAGGTGGTGGTCAAATCATCCCAACCATGAGAAGAGCTACTTACGCCGGTTTCTTGTTGGCTGATCCAAAGATCCAAGAACCAGTTTTCTTGGTCGAAATTCAATGTCCAGAACAAGCCGTCGGTGGTATCTACTCCGTCTTAAACAAGAAGAGAGGTCAAGTCGTTTCTGAAGAACAAAGACCAGGTACTCCATTGTTTACCGTCAAGGCCTACTTGCCAGTTAACGAATCTTTCGGTTTCACTGGTGAATTGAGACAAGCTACCGGTGGTCAAGCTTTCCCACAAATGGTTTTCGACCATTGGTCCACTTTAGGTTCTGACCCATTGGACCCAACCTCTAAGGCTGGTGAAATTGTTCTTGCTGCTCGTAAGAGACACGGTATGAAGGAAGAAGTTCCAGGCTGGCAAGAATATTACGACAAATTGTAA
- the BAG7 gene encoding GTPase-activating protein BAG7 (Rho GTPase activating protein (RhoGAP); stimulates the intrinsic GTPase activity of Rho1p, which plays a bud growth by regulating actin cytoskeleton organization and cell wall biosynthesis, resulting in the downregulation of Rho1p; structurally and functionally related to Sac7p; BAG7 has a paralog, SAC7, that arose from the whole genome duplication) — MFNMNLLSTPSSEEGSPQNRSSSMSSVEGKKDRDTFTNLQNEFDGKVFGVSLEESLKVAQEEVIIQKSTNEIGSIPVVIAKSGKYLKENALDTTGIFRIAGSNKRVRELQAVFSKPPDYGRKFEGWCDFNVHDIATLLKRYLNSLSEPLVPLALYDIFRNPILENPKINEHKEQIIKDYEDIYMLLPQQNRHLILYLAALLNLFARNEKKNLMSASNLAAIVQPSLLSHPKDEMCPKEYEASRTVIEFLILHASDIIPNTEKANKDTMPHAGTVAKFNNITVPEMAIDSDEEDFVHPSIDDHMLPRSRALSDSNNFTIHHHHHHHHALFPSPIDFDNNGLSVPRSFKGRTLSAESLSPRLSKLLGNVGNSSNTGIKDPTERVPRGEHKTKHKQRQSWLRRLTSPSRTQP; from the coding sequence ATGTTTAACATGAATCTACTTTCTACACCTTCTTCTGAAGAGGGTTCTCCACAGAATAGGTCATCTTCAATGTCTTCTGTTGAGGGCAAGAAGGATAGGGACACCTTTACTAATTTGCAAAACGAATTTGATGGTAAAGTATTTGGCGTCTCACTCGAGGAATCACTGAAAGTTGCTCAAGAGGAAGTAATTATCCAAAAAAGTACAAATGAAATTGGTTCCATACCGGTGGTAATAGCAAAAAGTGGGAAATACCTAAAAGAGAATGCATTAGACACAACAGGAATTTTCCGTATTGCGGGAAGCAATAAACGTGTTAGAGAGCTACAAGCTGTTTTCTCTAAACCGCCCGATTATGGTCGTAAATTTGAAGGATGGTGTGATTTCAATGTTCATGACATTGCAACTTTATTAAAAAGATATTTGAACTCATTAAGTGAGCCTTTGGTTCCCCTAGCATTATACGACATTTTTAGAAATCCAATATTAGAAAAcccaaaaataaatgagCACAAAGAACAAATCATTAAGGACTACGAAGATATTTATATGCTCTTACCACAACAAAATCGCCATTTAATACTTTATTTAGCCGCGCTCTTGAATTTATTtgcaagaaatgaaaagaagaatttaaTGTCAGCAAGCAATTTAGCGGCCATCGTACAACCCTCACTTTTGTCTCATCCCAAGGATGAAATGTGCCCGAAAGAGTATGAGGCTTCCAGAACTGTCATCGAATTCCTCATACTACACGCTTCAGATATAATACCGAATACGGAAAAAGCGAATAAGGACACCATGCCGCATGCAGGAACAGTAGCAAAGTTTAACAACATTACCGTTCCTGAAATGGCTATTGACTccgatgaagaagattttgTGCACCCTTCAATAGATGACCATATGCTTCCAAGGTCACGTGCACTTTCTGACTCCAACAATTTTACCAtacatcatcatcatcatcatcatcatgCACTGTTTCCTAGCCCAATAGATTTTGATAACAATGGGCTTTCTGTACCGAGATCCTTTAAAGGTAGAACATTGAGTGCAGAGTCCCTTTCTCCCAGACTTAGTAAATTACTTGGGAACGTTGGAAACAGCAGCAATACTGGCATCAAAGACCCTACAGAAAGAGTTCCTAGAGGTGAACATAAAACCAAACACAAACAACGACAGTCATGGTTGAGAAGACTCACTAGCCCTTCTAGAACGCAGCCTTAG
- the IDH2 gene encoding isocitrate dehydrogenase (NAD(+)) IDH2 (Subunit of mitochondrial NAD(+)-dependent isocitrate dehydrogenase; complex catalyzes oxidation of isocitrate to alpha-ketoglutarate in TCA cycle; targeted to vacuole via AP-3 pathway) yields MLRNTFFRNTSRRFLATVKQPSIGRYTGKPNPSTGKYTVSFIEGDGIGPEISKSVKKIFSAANVPIEWESCDVSPIFVNGLTTIPDPAVQSITKNLVALKGPLATPIGKGHRSLNLTLRKTFGLFANVRPAKSIEGFKTTYENVDLVLIRENTEGEYSGIEHIVCPGVVQSIKLITRDASERVIRYAFEYARAIGRPRVIVVHKSTIQRLADGLFVNVAKELSKEYPDLTLETELIDNSVLKVVTNPSAYTDAVSVCPNLYGDILSDLNSGLSAGSLGLTPSANIGHKISIFEAVHGSAPDIAGQDKANPTALLLSSVMMLNHMGLTNHADQIQNAVLSTIASGPENRTGDLAGTATTSSFTEAVIKRL; encoded by the coding sequence atgtTGAgaaatactttttttagaaACACCTCGAGGAGGTTTTTGGCTACTGTAAAGCAACCTTCAATCGGAAGATATACCGGCAAACCTAACCCTTCTACCGGCAAATACACGGTCTCGTTCATTGAAGGTGATGGTATCGGACCTGAAATTTCCAAGTCtgtaaagaaaatctttAGTGCAGCAAACGTCCCCATAGAATGGGAATCTTGTGATGTTAGCCCTATCTTTGTCAACGGATTAACGACCATTCCTGACCCTGCCGTACAATCTATCACAAAAAACCTGGTTGCACTAAAAGGTCCACTAGCTACACCTATTGGTAAAGGTCACAgatctttgaatttgacATTGAGAAAAACATTTGGGTTATTTGCCAACGTTCGTCCCGCAAAGTCTATTGAAGGTTTTAAGACCACTTACGAAAACGTTGATTTAGTTCTTATCAGAGAGAATACCGAAGGTGAATATTCTGGTATCGAACACATAGTTTGCCCTGGCGTTGTTCAATCTATTAAACTGATCACAAGAGATGCCTCTGAGCGAGTCATTAGATACGCTTTTGAATATGCAAGAGCCATCGGCAGACCAAGAGTTATTGTGGTACATAAATCTACTATCCAGAGATTAGCTGATGGTTTATTCGTTAATGTTGCCAAAGAACTATCCAAAGAGTATCCTGACCTTACTTTAGAAACTGAACTTATTGATAACAGTGTGTTAAAGGTGGTCACCAACCCATCTGCTTACACAGACGCTGTTTCTGTTTGTCCAAATCTATACGGTGATATCTTGTCCGACTTGAACTCTGGTTTGAGCGCCGGTTCTTTAGGTTTAACTCCATCTGCCAATATTGGTCATAAAATCTCGATCTTTGAAGCTGTCCATGGCTCTGCCCCTGATATTGCCGGTCAAGATAAAGCGAATCCAACTGCCCTACTTTTATCTTCAGTAATGATGTTAAACCACATGGGTCTAACGAATCATGCTGaccaaattcaaaatgcAGTATTGTCTACTATCGCATCAGGTCCAGAAAACAGAACAGGTGACTTGGCTGGTACTGCTACTACTTCATCATTCACTGAAGCAGTCATCAAGAGATTATAA
- the SIA1 gene encoding Sia1p (Protein of unassigned function; involved in activation of the Pma1p plasma membrane H+-ATPase by glucose; contains peptide signal for membrane localization) — translation MRLHYRRRFNFLRRILFILCITSLYLSRDSLKLHAKNVLMDHNVAEYHGGMIDDIQILRCYHWYRQCSSLYAPKLHPSNTAKKIKDKNSILWTRVSKNITVETLYSLQSGPFYNSYLYVHLKDFQSNPKNTIKELAIARDSALIPLQVLRDINKLVKSSDSSVFHNHVYLREKPTSSWWKLLFGISVDTDNIAVFGEEWVYKGSGIWCKYILNDDDNDAPITNLEIYLGSSFIESRPSWKEVIHEFHRNNIPSLPISITRKLETKNHHHKFSNGLLGSLRTPSKDINIQVDADYKITSPHIQFSRGQRSFKILQITDFHFKCTDNSMTVINEIKTVNFIDRVLASENPDLVVITGDLLDSHNTIDYQTCIMKVVQPMISNKIPYAISLGVSDESNLATSAQIRDFIRNLPYTFNNVASEEGHMAIEVSFKKKLTKNTLLERDIDTEDETNPSEALFFVFDSFAPVNNFLQDYNDLIGKIDFGLAFQYFPLSEYRPHGLFPIIGQYNERSTLTVDTPRSRGQVSMTINGKHYKSFLDILSLWNIKGVSCGHEHNNDCCLQSKNEMWLCYGGSAGIGLPRIQGIYPTVRLFNLDDILDEITSWKRNSNLVDEVYDYQYIYKGKQ, via the coding sequence atGAGATTACATtatagaagaagatttaattttttaaggagaatactttttatattatgCATTACTTCATTGTATTTATCGAGAGATTCACTAAAGCTACATGCAAAAAATGTATTAATGGATCATAATGTAGCAGAATATCATGGCGGAATGATAGACGATATTCAAATCCTGCGGTGCTACCATTGGTACAGGCAATGTAGTTCTTTGTATGCCCCGAAATTACACCCCTCCAATACTGCTAAAAAGATCAAAGACAAAAACAGCATTCTGTGGACCAGAGTTTCTAAGAATATTACTGTAGAGACATTGTATTCACTTCAGTCTGGACCATTCTACAACAGTTACTTATATGTTCATCTGAAAGATTTCCAAAGTAATCCAAAAAACACAATAAAAGAACTAGCCATAGCAAGGGACTCAGCACTAATACCCCTACAAGTGCTGAGAGACATTAATAAGTTGGTGAAATCGAGCGACAGTTCTGTCTTTCACAATCATGTGTATCTACGAGAAAAGCCTACTTCGTCATGGTGGAAGCTGCTTTTCGGCATATCCGTTGATACAGATAACATAGCTGTGTTCGGTGAGGAGTGGGTATACAAGGGGAGCGGCATATGGTGTAAGTATATCcttaatgatgatgataatgacGCTCCTATAACTAATTTGGAAATATATCTAGGATCATCGTTTATTGAATCGAGGCCTTCTTGGAAAGAAGTTATCCATGAATTTCATAGAAATAACATACCTTCTCTGCCCATATCAATTACAAGAAAGCTTGAAACCAAAAACCATCATCACAAATTTTCTAATGGATTGCTAGGTTCTTTGAGAACACCCAGCAAAGACATTAATATCCAAGTCGATGCAGATTACAAAATAACATCTCCCCATATACAATTTTCGAGGGGACAAAGATCATTCAAAATTCTCCAAATAActgattttcatttcaaatGTACGGATAATAGCATGACCGTaatcaatgaaataaaaacagtaaattttattgataGGGTACTCGCATCAGAAAACCCTGATTTAGTTGTGATCACAGGTGATTTGTTAGACTCACATAATACTATCGACTATCAAACGTGCATTATGAAAGTTGTCCAACCAATGATTTCTAATAAAATACCCTACGCAATTTCATTGGGTGTTTCTGACGAATCCAATTTGGCCACATCGGCACAAATTAGAGACTTTATCAGGAATTTACCTTACACATTTAACAACGTTGCATCAGAAGAGGGTCATATGGCCATAGAAGTCTCATTTAAAAAGAAGCTCACGAAGAATActcttttggaaagagaCATTGATACCGAAGACGAAACAAACCCATCAGAGGCTTTATTTTTCGTCTTTGATTCATTTGCGCCCGTCAATAATTTCCTACAAGATTATAACGACCTGATTGGGAAAATAGACTTTGGCTTGGcatttcaatattttccattatCGGAATATAGGCCTCATGGTTTATTTCCTATTATTGGGCAGTATAATGAGAGGTCTACCTTAACAGTAGATACGCCAAGGTCTAGAGGACAAGTTTCAATGACGATCAATGGCAAACATTACAAAAGCTTCCTTGATATCCTGAGTCTTTGGAATATAAAGGGTGTCAGTTGCGGACATGAACATAATAATGACTGTTGCTTACAGTCAAAAAATGAGATGTGGTTATGTTACGGTGGGTCCGCTGGTATAGGCTTGCCGAGAATCCAAGGTATATATCCAACCGTTAGATTATTTAACTTGGATGATATTTTGGACGAAATAACTTCGTGGAAGAGGAATAGCAATCTTGTTGACGAGGTTTACGATTATCAGTACATCTATAAGGGGAAGCAATAA